A part of Aquibium oceanicum genomic DNA contains:
- a CDS encoding ArsR/SmtB family transcription factor: MDADKVFKALADPTRRKLLDLLAEKNGRTLGELCENLDMARQSATQHIGILEAANLVSTVRRGREKLHFINPVPLHEVYERWVRKFERQRLALLHDLKKELEGE; encoded by the coding sequence ATGGACGCAGACAAGGTATTCAAGGCGCTCGCCGACCCGACACGCAGGAAACTGCTGGATCTTCTCGCCGAGAAGAACGGCCGGACGCTCGGCGAGCTTTGCGAGAACCTGGACATGGCGCGGCAATCGGCCACGCAGCACATCGGCATATTGGAAGCAGCCAACCTGGTGAGCACGGTCAGGCGCGGCCGGGAGAAGCTGCATTTCATCAACCCCGTGCCGCTGCACGAGGTCTACGAGCGGTGGGTGCGCAAGTTCGAACGCCAGCGGCTCGCCCTGCTGCACGACCTGAAGAAGGAACTCGAAGGAGAGTGA
- a CDS encoding SRPBCC family protein, producing the protein MTGETISFVYVTYILSTPQKVFEAITRPDVARRYWGHENVSDWQPGSKWEHVRANDERTVELVGKVIEVSPPSRLVMSWANASQADDPSSYSRVTFDIVEYDDMVRLTVTHDDLVAGSGMANGVSKGWPAVLSSLKSLLETGRGLDVFAKPKAA; encoded by the coding sequence ATGACCGGTGAGACGATCAGCTTTGTGTATGTTACCTACATCCTCTCCACGCCGCAAAAGGTGTTCGAGGCCATCACGAGGCCGGACGTCGCGCGGCGCTACTGGGGCCACGAGAACGTCTCCGACTGGCAGCCCGGATCGAAGTGGGAGCATGTCCGCGCCAACGACGAGCGCACTGTCGAACTCGTCGGCAAGGTCATCGAGGTCTCCCCGCCCTCGCGCCTCGTCATGAGCTGGGCCAATGCCTCCCAGGCAGACGACCCGTCGAGCTACAGCCGGGTGACATTCGACATCGTCGAATATGACGACATGGTGAGGCTGACCGTCACCCACGACGACCTCGTCGCGGGAAGCGGCATGGCGAACGGAGTCAGCAAGGGCTGGCCGGCGGTTCTCTCCAGCCTGAAGTCGCTGCTGGAAACCGGCCGCGGGCTCGACGTCTTCGCCAAGCCGAAGGCGGCATGA
- a CDS encoding NADPH-dependent F420 reductase: MKIGVIGVGEIGGTLATGWSRTGHAVRVANSRGPDAVRTFADKIGAVAADVRGAVEGAEVVLLSMPFPAVVTLPGDLFDRAAEGVVIIDTANYYPDVRDPRIPEIDAGMPESVWVSRQLGRPIIKAFNSIMFYALSELGKPKGSPDRLAIPVAGDDARAKQVVMTLVDEVGFDPVDGGSLEESWRQQPSTPAYCCDYDVARTLQGIRAAIKGRAETIRDGAWREKYGRLFAGNPTYADVHPEIIAMNRSFNPL; this comes from the coding sequence ATGAAGATCGGCGTCATCGGGGTTGGCGAGATCGGCGGAACGCTAGCCACCGGGTGGAGCAGGACGGGCCACGCCGTGCGGGTGGCAAATTCGCGCGGACCCGACGCGGTCCGGACGTTCGCGGATAAAATCGGGGCCGTCGCCGCAGATGTCCGCGGCGCCGTGGAAGGCGCCGAGGTCGTGCTTCTGTCCATGCCGTTTCCCGCCGTGGTGACGTTGCCTGGCGATCTCTTCGATCGGGCGGCGGAAGGCGTCGTGATCATAGATACGGCGAACTACTACCCCGATGTGCGCGATCCCCGCATTCCGGAGATCGACGCCGGAATGCCCGAGAGCGTCTGGGTATCGCGGCAACTCGGGCGGCCCATCATCAAGGCGTTCAACAGCATCATGTTTTACGCACTTTCCGAACTGGGAAAGCCCAAAGGGTCGCCGGACCGGCTGGCAATCCCCGTGGCGGGTGATGATGCCCGAGCCAAGCAAGTCGTCATGACACTGGTGGACGAGGTGGGTTTCGATCCGGTCGATGGCGGTTCGCTGGAGGAATCGTGGCGGCAGCAGCCTTCGACGCCCGCCTATTGCTGCGATTATGACGTAGCCAGGACGCTGCAGGGGATCAGGGCAGCGATCAAGGGTAGGGCGGAGACGATCCGCGACGGCGCTTGGAGGGAGAAGTACGGCAGGCTGTTCGCCGGCAACCCCACCTACGCAGACGTCCATCCCGAGATCATCGCAATGAACCGTTCGTTCAACCCACTTTAG